A region from the Antennarius striatus isolate MH-2024 chromosome 22, ASM4005453v1, whole genome shotgun sequence genome encodes:
- the ndufa12 gene encoding NADH dehydrogenase [ubiquinone] 1 alpha subcomplex subunit 12, with translation MAEYVNLVRRALGQIRGHGGVRDLCRHFIRVKDVKTGTLIGTDKYGNRYYEDKKHYFFGRHRWVIYTTDMNGKDTSDEVDGTMVPAEWHGWLHSMTDHPPTTHPPEPKKFLAETHQFNVSATPQQYVPFSTTRKKIHEWIPPKAENQ, from the exons ATGGCGGAGTATGTGAACCTTGTCCGAAGGGCTTTGGGGCAAATAAGAGGTCATGGTGGAGTCCGAGATTTATGTCGTCACTTCATCAG GGTGAAAGACGTGAAGACAGGAACTTTGATTGGTACGGATAAATATGGAAACAGGTACTATGAGGACAAGAAGCACTATTTCTTTG gACGTCACCGCTGGGTGATTTACACCACAGACATGAATGGAAAGGACACCTCAGACGAAGTAGATGGAACCATGGTTCCAGCTGAATG GCATGGCTGGCTGCACAGCATGACAGATCACCCCCCTACCACCCATCCACCAGAGCCCAAGAAATTCCTGGCTGAGACCCACCAGTTCAATGTCAGTGCAACTCCTCAGCAGTATGTACCCTTCTCCACCACTCGCAAGAAGATCCATGAATGGATTCCCCCTAAGGCTGAAAATCAGTGA